A stretch of DNA from Aspergillus flavus chromosome 3, complete sequence:
CCGTACGGTGCATATCTCTCAGATCCGCCCTTCCTCTCCTACCAACCCTGGTCTTGCTCCGCATGagatttcctttcttcgtcttctcgaGGCTGTCACCAATGGTTCTCAACTTGAAATCTCTTATACTGGAACAATTGTTGTCTACAAACCTGGTCTTATCACTGGAAGTGGTGCAGGAGCAGGCAGCGGTGGTGTAATCAGACATGAGCTCCCAGCAGGTTGTAATCGCGGTGTGAGCTACTACCTTTTGCCTCTCTGTCTTTTAGCCCCATTCTCCAAGGCTCCTGTAAAGGTTCTCTTCACTGGCCCTGGTGTGATCACTTCATCTACGCCAACGGGTGATATGTCCGTGGACAGCGTGCGAACCGCGATCTTGCCGCTCTACAATCAATTCGGAATATTCAACAACATCGAACTCCGCATCCTACGAAGATCTAACCCTGGACATAACGGCAggggcggcggcggagaagTTCAGCTGGTCTTCGGCCACCAAGTGCGTCTCCCGAAAACTCTTCATCTGATGAACCCGGGTAGAATAAAGAAGATTCGTGGTGTGGCCTATGCCGTCGGTGTCTCAGCTTCCAATAACGCCAGAATGATCGAAACCGCTCGTGGTGTTCTCAACCCACTTGTGCCGGATACTTACGTTTTCTCTGATGTGTCCTCTGCCCCGCTGGTTCCTGCCCCAGAGAAGAGCAATCCTTCGGCTAAGAAGAAGATCGGTCTTGGATTCGGTTTGTCGCTTGTTGCAGAGTCCTCGACTGGTTGCCTCTTTTCTGCGGATGTGGCATCCCCGCCTTCGGGTGGCCAGGCTCCTGAGGATATTGGAAAGCAGTGCGCTTATCAGCTGCTTGAAACCATCTCGAAAGGTGGTTGTATTGCtcccgcagcagcagcgacCATGCTGGGTCTTATGACAATGGGCTCAGAGGATGTTGGCCGGATTCAACTTGGCCGTGATGTGATTGCTGACGAAGGTGTAATCCAGCTGGCGAGAGACTTAGCGAAATTTGGCGCACCTGGCTGGGGTCTTAGAGAGGCTGCCGGAGAAAATGAGCGTGGTGACATCGTTGTCAGCGTGGTTGGACGGGGTATTGGAAATGTTGGACGAAAGGTTGCTTGATTTCGCGCTCGCGGTGCGAGCCTCACTTTTATTCGTGCGGTCATTCTGGTCAGCTGCCGCAAGTTTACATTCATCGATAATTGGAGGTTCAATAGCCAGGTAACAGCCTTGTTTCAGAATTCGACTATTTGACAGCCGATCAACATGAAACCCGACCTTGGTACCCGAACAGCATGGATCCTCGACGGCGTTTCACAATTCGCGATCGCAGAGAGGCCGATTACACGTCACTTCTTGTCTCTACAGGTGCCTGACCTCGGTAGTCGGACGGTGGGATTTGAAAATACCATGCGCTTCTTTTCACCGCTACCTTAGACCTGCGCCACGTGTCTAGGGCCACGCCAAGACAACACCTGTTTTCCACACCGCAGCCGGCGTTCTGACATTTGCGCTTCACATTCCAAAGAGATGTCGCCCCTTTGATGGGCCCTTGCAGTTTTATGAAACGCTTAGTTGTTGAATTTCAAATGATACCCACTGTTTTTCTGGTGCTTGGAATGTCCACCTCACCGCTAGGTGTCTACCCCATAGTGGGCATAGATCTCGCATTTCAGGGCTAAGAGTATGTTGGGCTTTGATTCTGGTGATCATGAGTCACACCTCGTGGAGAAACTGTTCCTGAATCCTATGTATATAAACGGCATCAATGGAGATCTTATACTTTACTTACCCTGCTGTATTGTCTTTCACATGACTCATCCCAGTCTATATCTTGCACTATGTTTCctattcttctttgtctgatGTCTGCGCAATCGCCTCGAGTTAACCAACTCAAAAAGTGGCTCAGCAACGAACCGGAGATTTTCCCTCACCGATTACAGCGCAAGCCCGGCTGTCCATCTGCCTGACCACGACAAGGGAGAGATGCCATGGAAGTTTAATTCGTGGTCATTCCATGGCTATGTCACAGCCGGATTGAAGAGGGTTATAAACCCCTCAACGCCTCATTTGATATACTACGTACGGACGCTTTAAACGCCTTTCACCAAGAGTCAGTCGCCCCTTTCGATCGAATTTTTTGGCCCTCCATTGTCAACCCCTCGAAATTCGAAGAAAGATTCGAGTATAAGTTCCGTGAAGACTATGGAACCCTCGGTCACGCCCCCCTGTGGTTGAGCCTCGAGGAACCTCGATGTTGTTCTGGAAGCGGCGAGCACAACACGCCCTGCCTTGCTCCTTCCATATTCGGAAATACGATGTCACTCAGGAACGCACCACTACGGCGAGTCCACTTCCGAGGCCCTTCCTAGTATCATCATCCAGGCATAACCTCAGTCTGTCTCGCTGGTGCCTGGACCTCGACGCCCACCCCCTTGcttccctcttcccctccccctcctcgcCCCAACAACTGTTACTCTTCCACCCTTTTGCTTCCTTCGCACATTTGGCCTTAACATGGACTCACTAGGGAACAGTGTTTGTAAGTCCTCCTAGAGGTGTCAGTCAGCATACTCCTTTACTACTGATGAGGCAGGCCGACCGAATTTGACTCCTGTTCCAAGTTAGCTTACCGTCGTGGATGTTTCAATTTCATCAAGCTGGCCTGCTGGTAAGTCTCATGGAGATGAGCGCTATTGCTGACGACGCCCTCTTCGGCTTATAGGCGACTATCTGTTTGCTTGGAACTGGATGGGACTCGGTCCTTTATCTGCTCAACATTCATCTTGACTCGCCGATCACTCACCAACCGAGATCTGAGCTGCCTCACCTCTCCCTGAGCATTATGCCTGGCACCGTGGGCAGGCCCAGTAAGTGACAGAGCTTGTATGCATACCTTCCCTCGATGCACCATGCTTCGATACTGACGGCTGTTCTAGGCTGGCTAAAAAAACTTCGCCCGCATCGCCGGCCAGCTCCCTACGGGGACATGCTCTTGTTCGTCCACACCTTCCTTACTTCATCTACATGTTTCTAACCAGGTAGCTAGGGGACAAACGCCAAATCAGCTTCATGATTCACATGCGTCTTTCCAGGACTGACTCCTGCCTCCTTCACCCTCCACATGCCTGCCACCGCGGCCAGGTCCAGTAAGTGACAGAGCTTGTAAGGATATGACCTCCATTCTCTGGCACAACGTATATACTTATGTGGCTTAGGCTGGCTAAAAAGACCGCCCGCACGCTGGCATAATCTCACCATTACGGGGGCAGGGAGCAGGCAGACGCGACTACACCCTGGTACGACTTCACAGCATTGAGCCATGACACGCCTTCGGTCACCAGAGAACAGCCCCTCCCACTAGCTGCACCGTGGCAAGCCCAGTAAGTGACAGAGCTTGTAAGTGTCACTACATCTAGTACTGGGTTCCTCTGCTGACTGGGCTCTTCAGGCTGGCTAAAAAAACCCCGCCACACCGCAGTGAAGCAAAGATGATTGTCAGGAAATGTAAGTTTGGTCTTCTTGCAAGCCGACTGCGTGTCTTACCAGTGACTCAGGGTTATGGTCAACAAGATACCGTCTTGTACTGATGGTCTTCTCAACCTGTCCTACCACAACGCCTTGTGCGTCCATCAATTCTAAAGACCGGTCACACCACTTCTGAACAAACCAACGTGGATGGCCGGGGATAGGAGTTGGATGATATGGCTGGGGGATGCTGGCATATTCCTGTCTCGAGGTTCTTTGTAATTAGTTCTCTGGTTGTACCTTTTGTGTTGTCATTCTCTTGTTATTCTAGTCCTGGTCAAGGTTTTTACCCATAAAATGGGAAGTTTCCCTTGACCTAGCGGGTAAAACCACAACCTGAATTGGGGGGACTGGCTGTGACATCAATCAATTTCATTCAAATAACGAGTTGCGATGCTGTAGGGGTGTAGGTCGCCAGTGAAATCATTAGCATGTTGTGGATTGCGATAACAATTCTACTCTTAGAGCTGCTATATTAAGAGTCTCTAGGCATGGAGCCAGGGAAGCAACAATCTTATATGTAATCATACGACATGGGGCTTGCATTCTCCTGTTAAAACTTGCTTTGTTGTTTAAGCTGACCTCGTCAATTGCTGGCACACTGGCTGACGTCCTTCTCGTCCTCTCTCGCCCGAAAGCAATGTCTTTCCAGCTTCCGCATTAGGGTTCCGAGCGAAAATACTAGGCACTGAGAATATCGGTGAAGCTCGCCAAACAGTCCATCCCCAGCCACCCAGAGCTTCAACAACGCCGAGTCCACCCTTTTCACCCACGACAGCGGATTATCCACTTTTGTCTTCAGTTAACTTCGTGCCCGTTGCCGCGTCATTAAAGCTATCCAAGAATCACTCCACCATCTCCGCGAGAAATCGCTATAAATAGTCGACGCGGACAGATTTAACCTTG
This window harbors:
- a CDS encoding RNA 3'-terminal phosphate cyclase (RNA-3'), which encodes MATSQPPLRFTGHKNFVYRLVFATLTGRTVHISQIRPSSPTNPGLAPHEISFLRLLEAVTNGSQLEISYTGTIVVYKPGLITGSGAGAGSGGVIRHELPAGCNRGVSYYLLPLCLLAPFSKAPVKVLFTGPGVITSSTPTGDMSVDSVRTAILPLYNQFGIFNNIELRILRRSNPGHNGRGGGGEVQLVFGHQVRLPKTLHLMNPGRIKKIRGVAYAVGVSASNNARMIETARGVLNPLVPDTYVFSDVSSAPLVPAPEKSNPSAKKKIGLGFGLSLVAESSTGCLFSADVASPPSGGQAPEDIGKQCAYQLLETISKGGCIAPAAAATMLGLMTMGSEDVGRIQLGRDVIADEGVIQLARDLAKFGAPGWGLREAAGENERGDIVVSVVGRGIGNVGRKVA